In the genome of Nycticebus coucang isolate mNycCou1 chromosome 12, mNycCou1.pri, whole genome shotgun sequence, one region contains:
- the ERN2 gene encoding serine/threonine-protein kinase/endoribonuclease IRE2 isoform X1, which yields MTSVVRGSGFLLQLAVLLRTLGRQVQTLRPESLLLVSTLDGSLHALSKQTGDLQWTLKDDPIIQGPMYVTETAFLSDPADGSLYILGTQKQQGLMKLPFTIPELVHASPCRSSDGVFYTGQKQDAWFVVDPESGETQMTLTTEGPSTPRLYIGRTQYTVTMHDPRAPALRWNTTYHRYSAPAMDIPPGKYVSHLASCGMGLLLTVDSGSGTVLWTQDLGMPVVAVYTWHQSSLRQLPHLTLARDTLHFLALRWGHIRLPASGPQDAATVFSSLDTQLLMTLYVGKEEAGFYVSKALVHTGVALVPRGLTLAPTDGPTTEEVTLQVSGEREGSPSTAVRYPSGSVALPSQWLLIGHHELPPVLHTTMLRVHPTPGSGSAETRPSESTQAPALFLELLGLSREKPWDLELSPEEETPESYPRLGSQDLLAASLTAVLLGGWILFLMRQALVFQQQQVEKQQQMPLAPADPPLISQDTPSQPLGATLRGQTRLPSPSEQAQPLNDPEAEPLTVVGKISFNPKDVLGRGAGGTFVFRGQFEGRAVAVKRLLRECFGLVQREVQLLQESDRHPNVLRYFCTERGPQFHYIALELCQASLREYVENPDVDRGGLEPKMVLQQLTSGLAHLHSLHIVHRDLKPGNILIAGPDSWGQSRVVLSDFGLCKKLPAGHCSFSLHSGIPGTEGWMAPELLKLLPSDSPTSAVDIFSAGCVFYYVLSNGSHPFGESLYRQANILAGAPCLVHLEEEAHDKVIARDLVEAMLSPRPQARPSVQQMLAHPFFWSRAKQLQFFQDVSDWLEKESEQAPLVRALEAGGYAVVQNNWHKHISVPLQTELRRFRSYKGTSVRDLLRAMRNKKHHYRELPADVQEVLGQVPDSFVQYFTTRFPRLLLHTHHAMRSCASESLFLPYYPPASEASKSCPGTAGS from the exons ATGACCAGCGTGGTGCGGGGGTCGGGGTTCTTGCTCCAGCTCGCAGTGCTGCTCCGGACGCTTGGACGACAG GTCCAGACCCTCAGGCCAGAAAGCCTCTTGCTGGTGTCCACGTTGGATGGAAGTCTCCATGCCCTAAGCAAGCAGACAGGGGACTTGCAGTGGACACTGAAGGATG ATCCCATCATCCAAGGACCAATGTATGTCACCGA AACAGCCTTTCTCTCAGACCCAGCTGATGGCAGCCTGTACATCTTGGGGACCCAGAAACAACAGGGATTAATG AAACTTCCATTCACCATCCCTGAGCTGGTTCACGCCTCTCCCTGCCGCAGCTCTGATGGAGTCTTCTACACAG GCCAGAAGCAGGATGCCTGGTTTGTGGTGGACCCTGAGTCAGGAGAGACCCAGATGACACTGACCACAGAAGGTCCCTCTACCCCTCGCCTCTACATTGGCCGAACAC AGTATACGGTCACCATGCACGACCCAAGGGCCCCGGCCCTGCGCTGGAACACCACCTACCACCGCTACTCAGCACCCGCCATGGACATCCCACCTGGGAAAT atgtgagccacctggcATCCTGTGGGATGGGCCTGCTGCTAACTGTGGACTCAGGAAGTGGGACAGTGCTATGGACACAGGACTTGGGCATGCCCGTGGTGGCGGTCTACACCTGGCACCAGAGTAGTCTGCGCCAGCTACCCCATCTCACACTGGCTCGAGACACCCTGCATTTCCTTGCCCTCCGCTGGGGTCACATccgcctgcctgcctcaggtccCCAGGACGCAGCCACTGTCTTCTCTTCCTTGGACACCCAGCTGCT GATGACATTGTATGTGGGGAAGGAAGAAGCCGGCTTCTATGTCTCTAAAGCCCTGGTCCACACAGGGGTGGCCTTAGTG CCTCGTGGACTGACCCTGGCTCCCACAGATGGCCCTACCACAGAAGAGGTGACTCTCCAGGTCTCAGGGGAGCGAGAAGGCTCACCCAGCACTGCTGTCAGATACCCCTCAGGCAGCGTGGCCCTCCCAAGCCAGTGGCTGCTCATCG GACACCATGAGCTACCCCCAGTCCTGCACACCACCATGCTGAGGGTCCATCCCACCCCAGGGAGTGGGTCTGCTGAGACAAGACCATCAGAGAGTACCCAGGCCCCAGCCCTCTTCTTGGAG CTCTTGGGTCTGAGCCGTGAGAAACCCTGGGACCTGGAGCTGAGTCCAGAAGAGGAAACGCCAGAATCTTATCCAAGGCTGGGATCCCAAGACCTGCTGGCAGCGAGCCTCACTGCTGTCCTCCTGGGAGGGTGGATTCTCTTCCTCATGAGGCAG GCCCTGGTGTTTCAGCAGCAGCAGGTGGAGAAGCAGCAGCAGATGCCCCTGGCACCAGCAGACCCTCCTCTCATCTCCCAGGACACTCCATCCCAGCCTTTGGGGgccactctgagaggccagacGAGGCTTCCAAGTCCCTCGGAGCAAGCTCAGCCACTCAACGACCCTGAAG CAGAGCCACTCACTGTGGTGGGGAAGATTTCCTTCAACCCCAAGGATGTGCTGGGCCGTGGGGCAGGCGGGACTTTTGTTTTCCG GGGACAGTTTGAGGGGCGGGCAGTGGCTGTCAAGCGGCTCCTCCGAGAATGCTTTGGCCTGGTCCAGCGGGAGGTCCAGTTGCTGCAGGAGTCTGACCGGCACCCCAATGTGCTCCGCTACTTCTGCACCGAGCGGGGCCCCCAGTTCCACTACATAGCCCTGGAGCTCTGCCAGGCCTCCCTGCGGGAG TATGTGGAAAACCCTGATGTGGACCGTGGGGGCCTGGAACCCAAGATGGTGCTGCAGCAGCTGACGTCGGGCCTGGCCCACCTGCACTCCTTACACATAG TACACCGGGATCTGAAGCCAGGCAACATCCTCATTGCTGGGCCTGACAGCTGGGGCCAAAGCAGGGTGGTCCTCTCAGACTTTGGCCTCTGCAAGAAGCTGCCTGCCGGCCACTGCAGCTTCAGCCTCCACTCCGGCATCCCAGGCACAGAGGGCTGGATGGCGCCTGAGCTCCTGAAGCTCCTGCCATCAGACAGCCCC ACCAGTGCAGTGGACATCTTCTCTGCAGGCTGCGTGTTCTACTACGTGCTTTCCAATGGCAGCCACCCCTTTGGAGAGAGTCTTTACCGCCAGGCAAACATCCTCGCAGGGGCTCCCTGTCTGGTTCACCTGGAGGAAGAGGCCCATG ACAAGGTCATTGCCCGGGACCTGGTTGAAGCCATGCTGAGCCCACGGCCACAGGCTCGGCCCTCTGTCCAGCAGATGCTGGCCCACCCCTTCTTTTGGAGCAGAGCCAAGCAACTCCAGTTTTTCCAG GACGTCAGTGACTGGCTGGAAAAGGAGTCTGAGCAGGCGCCCCTAGTGAGGGCACTGGAGGCGGGAGGCTATGCGGTAGTCCAGAACAACTGGCACAAGCACATCTCCGTTCCACTGCAGACAG AACTGAGGCGGTTCCGGTCATATAAGGGGACATCAGTGCGAGACCTGCTCCGTGCTATGAGAAACAAG AAGCACCACTACAGGGAGCTCCCGGCTGATGTGCAGGAGGTGCTGGGCCAAGTCCCTGACAGCTTTGTCCAGTATTTCACAACCCGCTTCCCACGGCTGTTGCTCCACACGCACCACGCTATGAGGAGCTGCGCCTCGGAGAGCCTCTTCCTGCCCTACTATCCGCCAGCCTCTGAGGCCAGCAAGTCTTGCCCAGGGACCGCTGGGAGCTGA
- the ERN2 gene encoding serine/threonine-protein kinase/endoribonuclease IRE2 isoform X2: MTSVVRGSGFLLQLAVLLRTLGRQVQTLRPESLLLVSTLDGSLHALSKQTGDLQWTLKDDPIIQGPMYVTETAFLSDPADGSLYILGTQKQQGLMKLPFTIPELVHASPCRSSDGVFYTGQKQDAWFVVDPESGETQMTLTTEGPSTPRLYIGRTQYTVTMHDPRAPALRWNTTYHRYSAPAMDIPPGKYVSHLASCGMGLLLTVDSGSGTVLWTQDLGMPVVAVYTWHQSSLRQLPHLTLARDTLHFLALRWGHIRLPASGPQDAATVFSSLDTQLLMTLYVGKEEAGFYVSKALVHTGVALVPRGLTLAPTDGPTTEEVTLQVSGEREGSPSTAVRYPSGSVALPSQWLLIGHHELPPVLHTTMLRVHPTPGSGSAETRPSESTQAPALFLELLGLSREKPWDLELSPEEETPESYPRLGSQDLLAASLTAVLLGGWILFLMRQALVFQQQQVEKQQQMPLAPADPPLISQDTPSQPLGATLRGQTRLPSPSEQAQPLNDPEEPLTVVGKISFNPKDVLGRGAGGTFVFRGQFEGRAVAVKRLLRECFGLVQREVQLLQESDRHPNVLRYFCTERGPQFHYIALELCQASLREYVENPDVDRGGLEPKMVLQQLTSGLAHLHSLHIVHRDLKPGNILIAGPDSWGQSRVVLSDFGLCKKLPAGHCSFSLHSGIPGTEGWMAPELLKLLPSDSPTSAVDIFSAGCVFYYVLSNGSHPFGESLYRQANILAGAPCLVHLEEEAHDKVIARDLVEAMLSPRPQARPSVQQMLAHPFFWSRAKQLQFFQDVSDWLEKESEQAPLVRALEAGGYAVVQNNWHKHISVPLQTELRRFRSYKGTSVRDLLRAMRNKKHHYRELPADVQEVLGQVPDSFVQYFTTRFPRLLLHTHHAMRSCASESLFLPYYPPASEASKSCPGTAGS; this comes from the exons ATGACCAGCGTGGTGCGGGGGTCGGGGTTCTTGCTCCAGCTCGCAGTGCTGCTCCGGACGCTTGGACGACAG GTCCAGACCCTCAGGCCAGAAAGCCTCTTGCTGGTGTCCACGTTGGATGGAAGTCTCCATGCCCTAAGCAAGCAGACAGGGGACTTGCAGTGGACACTGAAGGATG ATCCCATCATCCAAGGACCAATGTATGTCACCGA AACAGCCTTTCTCTCAGACCCAGCTGATGGCAGCCTGTACATCTTGGGGACCCAGAAACAACAGGGATTAATG AAACTTCCATTCACCATCCCTGAGCTGGTTCACGCCTCTCCCTGCCGCAGCTCTGATGGAGTCTTCTACACAG GCCAGAAGCAGGATGCCTGGTTTGTGGTGGACCCTGAGTCAGGAGAGACCCAGATGACACTGACCACAGAAGGTCCCTCTACCCCTCGCCTCTACATTGGCCGAACAC AGTATACGGTCACCATGCACGACCCAAGGGCCCCGGCCCTGCGCTGGAACACCACCTACCACCGCTACTCAGCACCCGCCATGGACATCCCACCTGGGAAAT atgtgagccacctggcATCCTGTGGGATGGGCCTGCTGCTAACTGTGGACTCAGGAAGTGGGACAGTGCTATGGACACAGGACTTGGGCATGCCCGTGGTGGCGGTCTACACCTGGCACCAGAGTAGTCTGCGCCAGCTACCCCATCTCACACTGGCTCGAGACACCCTGCATTTCCTTGCCCTCCGCTGGGGTCACATccgcctgcctgcctcaggtccCCAGGACGCAGCCACTGTCTTCTCTTCCTTGGACACCCAGCTGCT GATGACATTGTATGTGGGGAAGGAAGAAGCCGGCTTCTATGTCTCTAAAGCCCTGGTCCACACAGGGGTGGCCTTAGTG CCTCGTGGACTGACCCTGGCTCCCACAGATGGCCCTACCACAGAAGAGGTGACTCTCCAGGTCTCAGGGGAGCGAGAAGGCTCACCCAGCACTGCTGTCAGATACCCCTCAGGCAGCGTGGCCCTCCCAAGCCAGTGGCTGCTCATCG GACACCATGAGCTACCCCCAGTCCTGCACACCACCATGCTGAGGGTCCATCCCACCCCAGGGAGTGGGTCTGCTGAGACAAGACCATCAGAGAGTACCCAGGCCCCAGCCCTCTTCTTGGAG CTCTTGGGTCTGAGCCGTGAGAAACCCTGGGACCTGGAGCTGAGTCCAGAAGAGGAAACGCCAGAATCTTATCCAAGGCTGGGATCCCAAGACCTGCTGGCAGCGAGCCTCACTGCTGTCCTCCTGGGAGGGTGGATTCTCTTCCTCATGAGGCAG GCCCTGGTGTTTCAGCAGCAGCAGGTGGAGAAGCAGCAGCAGATGCCCCTGGCACCAGCAGACCCTCCTCTCATCTCCCAGGACACTCCATCCCAGCCTTTGGGGgccactctgagaggccagacGAGGCTTCCAAGTCCCTCGGAGCAAGCTCAGCCACTCAACGACCCTGAAG AGCCACTCACTGTGGTGGGGAAGATTTCCTTCAACCCCAAGGATGTGCTGGGCCGTGGGGCAGGCGGGACTTTTGTTTTCCG GGGACAGTTTGAGGGGCGGGCAGTGGCTGTCAAGCGGCTCCTCCGAGAATGCTTTGGCCTGGTCCAGCGGGAGGTCCAGTTGCTGCAGGAGTCTGACCGGCACCCCAATGTGCTCCGCTACTTCTGCACCGAGCGGGGCCCCCAGTTCCACTACATAGCCCTGGAGCTCTGCCAGGCCTCCCTGCGGGAG TATGTGGAAAACCCTGATGTGGACCGTGGGGGCCTGGAACCCAAGATGGTGCTGCAGCAGCTGACGTCGGGCCTGGCCCACCTGCACTCCTTACACATAG TACACCGGGATCTGAAGCCAGGCAACATCCTCATTGCTGGGCCTGACAGCTGGGGCCAAAGCAGGGTGGTCCTCTCAGACTTTGGCCTCTGCAAGAAGCTGCCTGCCGGCCACTGCAGCTTCAGCCTCCACTCCGGCATCCCAGGCACAGAGGGCTGGATGGCGCCTGAGCTCCTGAAGCTCCTGCCATCAGACAGCCCC ACCAGTGCAGTGGACATCTTCTCTGCAGGCTGCGTGTTCTACTACGTGCTTTCCAATGGCAGCCACCCCTTTGGAGAGAGTCTTTACCGCCAGGCAAACATCCTCGCAGGGGCTCCCTGTCTGGTTCACCTGGAGGAAGAGGCCCATG ACAAGGTCATTGCCCGGGACCTGGTTGAAGCCATGCTGAGCCCACGGCCACAGGCTCGGCCCTCTGTCCAGCAGATGCTGGCCCACCCCTTCTTTTGGAGCAGAGCCAAGCAACTCCAGTTTTTCCAG GACGTCAGTGACTGGCTGGAAAAGGAGTCTGAGCAGGCGCCCCTAGTGAGGGCACTGGAGGCGGGAGGCTATGCGGTAGTCCAGAACAACTGGCACAAGCACATCTCCGTTCCACTGCAGACAG AACTGAGGCGGTTCCGGTCATATAAGGGGACATCAGTGCGAGACCTGCTCCGTGCTATGAGAAACAAG AAGCACCACTACAGGGAGCTCCCGGCTGATGTGCAGGAGGTGCTGGGCCAAGTCCCTGACAGCTTTGTCCAGTATTTCACAACCCGCTTCCCACGGCTGTTGCTCCACACGCACCACGCTATGAGGAGCTGCGCCTCGGAGAGCCTCTTCCTGCCCTACTATCCGCCAGCCTCTGAGGCCAGCAAGTCTTGCCCAGGGACCGCTGGGAGCTGA
- the ERN2 gene encoding serine/threonine-protein kinase/endoribonuclease IRE2 isoform X3 produces MTSVVRGSGFLLQLAVLLRTLGRQVQTLRPESLLLVSTLDGSLHALSKQTGDLQWTLKDDPIIQGPMYVTETAFLSDPADGSLYILGTQKQQGLMKLPFTIPELVHASPCRSSDGVFYTGQKQDAWFVVDPESGETQMTLTTEGPSTPRLYIGRTQYTVTMHDPRAPALRWNTTYHRYSAPAMDIPPGKYVSHLASCGMGLLLTVDSGSGTVLWTQDLGMPVVAVYTWHQSSLRQLPHLTLARDTLHFLALRWGHIRLPASGPQDAATVFSSLDTQLLMTLYVGKEEAGFYVSKALVHTGVALVPRGLTLAPTDGPTTEEVTLQVSGEREGSPSTAVRYPSGSVALPSQWLLIGHHELPPVLHTTMLRVHPTPGSGSAETRPSESTQAPALFLELLGLSREKPWDLELSPEEETPESYPRLGSQDLLAASLTAVLLGGWILFLMRQQQQVEKQQQMPLAPADPPLISQDTPSQPLGATLRGQTRLPSPSEQAQPLNDPEAEPLTVVGKISFNPKDVLGRGAGGTFVFRGQFEGRAVAVKRLLRECFGLVQREVQLLQESDRHPNVLRYFCTERGPQFHYIALELCQASLREYVENPDVDRGGLEPKMVLQQLTSGLAHLHSLHIVHRDLKPGNILIAGPDSWGQSRVVLSDFGLCKKLPAGHCSFSLHSGIPGTEGWMAPELLKLLPSDSPTSAVDIFSAGCVFYYVLSNGSHPFGESLYRQANILAGAPCLVHLEEEAHDKVIARDLVEAMLSPRPQARPSVQQMLAHPFFWSRAKQLQFFQDVSDWLEKESEQAPLVRALEAGGYAVVQNNWHKHISVPLQTELRRFRSYKGTSVRDLLRAMRNKKHHYRELPADVQEVLGQVPDSFVQYFTTRFPRLLLHTHHAMRSCASESLFLPYYPPASEASKSCPGTAGS; encoded by the exons ATGACCAGCGTGGTGCGGGGGTCGGGGTTCTTGCTCCAGCTCGCAGTGCTGCTCCGGACGCTTGGACGACAG GTCCAGACCCTCAGGCCAGAAAGCCTCTTGCTGGTGTCCACGTTGGATGGAAGTCTCCATGCCCTAAGCAAGCAGACAGGGGACTTGCAGTGGACACTGAAGGATG ATCCCATCATCCAAGGACCAATGTATGTCACCGA AACAGCCTTTCTCTCAGACCCAGCTGATGGCAGCCTGTACATCTTGGGGACCCAGAAACAACAGGGATTAATG AAACTTCCATTCACCATCCCTGAGCTGGTTCACGCCTCTCCCTGCCGCAGCTCTGATGGAGTCTTCTACACAG GCCAGAAGCAGGATGCCTGGTTTGTGGTGGACCCTGAGTCAGGAGAGACCCAGATGACACTGACCACAGAAGGTCCCTCTACCCCTCGCCTCTACATTGGCCGAACAC AGTATACGGTCACCATGCACGACCCAAGGGCCCCGGCCCTGCGCTGGAACACCACCTACCACCGCTACTCAGCACCCGCCATGGACATCCCACCTGGGAAAT atgtgagccacctggcATCCTGTGGGATGGGCCTGCTGCTAACTGTGGACTCAGGAAGTGGGACAGTGCTATGGACACAGGACTTGGGCATGCCCGTGGTGGCGGTCTACACCTGGCACCAGAGTAGTCTGCGCCAGCTACCCCATCTCACACTGGCTCGAGACACCCTGCATTTCCTTGCCCTCCGCTGGGGTCACATccgcctgcctgcctcaggtccCCAGGACGCAGCCACTGTCTTCTCTTCCTTGGACACCCAGCTGCT GATGACATTGTATGTGGGGAAGGAAGAAGCCGGCTTCTATGTCTCTAAAGCCCTGGTCCACACAGGGGTGGCCTTAGTG CCTCGTGGACTGACCCTGGCTCCCACAGATGGCCCTACCACAGAAGAGGTGACTCTCCAGGTCTCAGGGGAGCGAGAAGGCTCACCCAGCACTGCTGTCAGATACCCCTCAGGCAGCGTGGCCCTCCCAAGCCAGTGGCTGCTCATCG GACACCATGAGCTACCCCCAGTCCTGCACACCACCATGCTGAGGGTCCATCCCACCCCAGGGAGTGGGTCTGCTGAGACAAGACCATCAGAGAGTACCCAGGCCCCAGCCCTCTTCTTGGAG CTCTTGGGTCTGAGCCGTGAGAAACCCTGGGACCTGGAGCTGAGTCCAGAAGAGGAAACGCCAGAATCTTATCCAAGGCTGGGATCCCAAGACCTGCTGGCAGCGAGCCTCACTGCTGTCCTCCTGGGAGGGTGGATTCTCTTCCTCATGAGGCAG CAGCAGCAGGTGGAGAAGCAGCAGCAGATGCCCCTGGCACCAGCAGACCCTCCTCTCATCTCCCAGGACACTCCATCCCAGCCTTTGGGGgccactctgagaggccagacGAGGCTTCCAAGTCCCTCGGAGCAAGCTCAGCCACTCAACGACCCTGAAG CAGAGCCACTCACTGTGGTGGGGAAGATTTCCTTCAACCCCAAGGATGTGCTGGGCCGTGGGGCAGGCGGGACTTTTGTTTTCCG GGGACAGTTTGAGGGGCGGGCAGTGGCTGTCAAGCGGCTCCTCCGAGAATGCTTTGGCCTGGTCCAGCGGGAGGTCCAGTTGCTGCAGGAGTCTGACCGGCACCCCAATGTGCTCCGCTACTTCTGCACCGAGCGGGGCCCCCAGTTCCACTACATAGCCCTGGAGCTCTGCCAGGCCTCCCTGCGGGAG TATGTGGAAAACCCTGATGTGGACCGTGGGGGCCTGGAACCCAAGATGGTGCTGCAGCAGCTGACGTCGGGCCTGGCCCACCTGCACTCCTTACACATAG TACACCGGGATCTGAAGCCAGGCAACATCCTCATTGCTGGGCCTGACAGCTGGGGCCAAAGCAGGGTGGTCCTCTCAGACTTTGGCCTCTGCAAGAAGCTGCCTGCCGGCCACTGCAGCTTCAGCCTCCACTCCGGCATCCCAGGCACAGAGGGCTGGATGGCGCCTGAGCTCCTGAAGCTCCTGCCATCAGACAGCCCC ACCAGTGCAGTGGACATCTTCTCTGCAGGCTGCGTGTTCTACTACGTGCTTTCCAATGGCAGCCACCCCTTTGGAGAGAGTCTTTACCGCCAGGCAAACATCCTCGCAGGGGCTCCCTGTCTGGTTCACCTGGAGGAAGAGGCCCATG ACAAGGTCATTGCCCGGGACCTGGTTGAAGCCATGCTGAGCCCACGGCCACAGGCTCGGCCCTCTGTCCAGCAGATGCTGGCCCACCCCTTCTTTTGGAGCAGAGCCAAGCAACTCCAGTTTTTCCAG GACGTCAGTGACTGGCTGGAAAAGGAGTCTGAGCAGGCGCCCCTAGTGAGGGCACTGGAGGCGGGAGGCTATGCGGTAGTCCAGAACAACTGGCACAAGCACATCTCCGTTCCACTGCAGACAG AACTGAGGCGGTTCCGGTCATATAAGGGGACATCAGTGCGAGACCTGCTCCGTGCTATGAGAAACAAG AAGCACCACTACAGGGAGCTCCCGGCTGATGTGCAGGAGGTGCTGGGCCAAGTCCCTGACAGCTTTGTCCAGTATTTCACAACCCGCTTCCCACGGCTGTTGCTCCACACGCACCACGCTATGAGGAGCTGCGCCTCGGAGAGCCTCTTCCTGCCCTACTATCCGCCAGCCTCTGAGGCCAGCAAGTCTTGCCCAGGGACCGCTGGGAGCTGA